Proteins co-encoded in one Xyrauchen texanus isolate HMW12.3.18 chromosome 19, RBS_HiC_50CHRs, whole genome shotgun sequence genomic window:
- the LOC127659516 gene encoding LOW QUALITY PROTEIN: protocadherin Fat 4-like (The sequence of the model RefSeq protein was modified relative to this genomic sequence to represent the inferred CDS: inserted 3 bases in 2 codons) → MFGPLFFVLMAHSAYGDVSYSFPEEMKRGSVIGNIAKDLGLDVNRLLSRKARIDTEGNRKRYCDINLNTGELIVAERIDREEICGDRVSCVLQFEFMLEDPLELHRVSVQIQDINDNSPHFSKELITFEINESADRGTRYRLNAAHDADIGQNAVQRYSLQNNDHFKLAVNSNIDGEKKLELLLEKELDREQQKEVNLIVTAVDGGTPPRSGTVAIHVTVLDANDNAPVFSQAVYKVSLPENSPVDTVVVTVSATDADEGQHGEVTYEFSRISDRSRKLFSLDTNKGDIRVKGSLDFEDETVYEFLVEGKDAFGLSSDAKVVIELADFNDNAPEIRLKSMRNPIPENASPGTEVGIINVQDRDSENNGQVRCSIQQNVPFKLVPSIKNYYSLVTTGELDRELVSDYNITITATDEGSPPLSSTKNIHFTVADVNDNPPVFEEQNYRANVQENNKPGSSICSVSATDPDWRQNGTVVYSLLPSDVNGAPVSSFLSINGDTGVLHAVRSFDYEQLRSFKVLVLARDNGSPPLSSNVTVSVFITDENDNXPQILYPSPEGNSLMTEMVPKAAQSGSLVSKVIAVDADSGQNAWLSYHIIKATDPGLFTIGVHSGEIRTQRDISESDSMKQNLIVSVRDNGQXPLSATCAMYLLISDNLAEVPELKDMSHDESSSKLTFYLIITLVSVSTFFLTFIIIILAVRFCRRRKPRLLFDGAVAIPSAYLPPNYADVEGAGTLRSTYNYDAYLTTGSRTSDFKFIRSYNEGTLTSDLTLKKTPCSVDDLEGLDSEMSVSSQMFVLLFFVLMAHSAYGDVSYSFPEEMKRGSVIGNIAKDLGLDVKQISSRKARIDTEGNRKRYCDINLNTGELIVAERMDREALCRDKRTCFIYFEFVLEYPLQLHRVNLQIEDINDNSPIFPKDLVKLDISESADKGARFRVNEARDADIGQNSVQSYTLQRNENFVLVVNSETGDIKYIELVLDKELDREREKEITLIVTAVDGGTPPRSGTVAIHVTVLDANDNAPVFSQAVYKVSLPENSPVDTVVVTVSATDADEGQNGEVTYEFSHITETAKQIFSLDHKSGEIRLIGLVDFEDEFKYEIVVEGIDGNGLSSVANVIIDITDINDYAPVTVIKSLNSPVPENASPGTEVGIINVQDRDSENNGQVRCSIQQNVPFKLVPSIKNYYSLVTTGELDRELVSDYNITITATDEGSPPLSSTKNIHFTVADVNDNPPVFEEQNYRANVQENNKPGSSICSVSATDPDWRQNGTVVYSLLPSDVNGAPVSSFLSINGDTGVLHAVRSFDYEQMRSFKVLVLARDNGSPPLSSNVTVSVFITDENDNSPQILYPSPEGNSLMTEMVPKAAQAGSLVSKVIAVDADSGQNAWLSYHIIKATDPGLFTIGVHSGEIRTQRDISESDSMKQNLIVSVRDNGQSSLSATCALYLLISDNLAEVPELKDMSHDESSSKLTFYLIIALVSVSTFFLTFIIIILAVRFCRRRKPRLLFDGAVAIPSAYLPPNYADVEGAGTLRSTYNYDAYLTTGSRTSDFKFIRSYNEGTLTSDLTLKKTPCSVDDLEGLDADTTSFSEV, encoded by the exons ATGTTTGGCCCTTTGTTCTTCGTGCTTATGGCGCACAGCGCTTATGGAGACGTGAGTTATTCTTTTCCGGAGGAGATGAAACGCGGATCTGTGATTGGAAATATAGCGAAGGATCTCGGGCTTGATGTGAACAGACTATTATCTCGAAAGGCTCGTATTGATACTGAAGGAAACAGAAAACGATATTGTGATATTAATCTGAATACTGGAGAACTGATCGTAGCGGAGAGGATCGACAGGGAGGAGATTTGTGGCGACAGGGTTTCATGTGTTTTACAATTCGAGTTCATGTTGGAGGATCCATTAGAGCTGCACCGTGTTTCGGTTCAAATTCAGGATATTAACGACAATTCCCCTCATTTCTCAAAAGAATTAATCACATTTGAAATCAATGAGTCTGCTGATCGAGGTACTCGATATCGTTTGAATGCGGCTCATGATGCAGATATAGGACAGAATGCAGTGCAGAGATACAGTCTACAGAACAATGATCACTTTAAACTGGCTGTTAATTCAAATATAGACGGAGAAAAGAAATTGGAATTACTGCTGGAGAAAGAATTAGACCGTGAGCAGCAAAAAGAGGTGAATTTAATTGTCACTGCGGTTGATGGCGGGACTCCACCGAGATCAGGTACTGTAGCCATACACGTCACTGTACTGGATGCTAATGATAATGCTCCAGTCTTTAGTCAGGCCGTCTATAAAGTCAGTCTGCCTGAAAATTCTCCTGTAGATACTGTAGTGGTTACTGTGAGCGCTACTGATGCTGACGAGGGACAACATGGAGAAGTGACATATGAATTCAGTCGTATCTCAGACAGATCCAGAAAGCTGTTTTCATTGGATACAAATAAAGGTGACATTCGAGTTAAAGGATCACTTGATTTTGAAGACGAAACTGTTTATGAATTTCTCGTCGAAGGAAAAGATGCATTTGGTCTATCTAGTGACGCTAAAGTTGTAATAGAACTTGCAGATTTTAATGACAATGCTCCTGAGATACGTTTGAAGTCTATGCGTAATCCAATTCCTGAGAACGCGTCACCCGGTACAGAGGTTGGCATCATTAATGTGCAGGACAGAGACTCTGAGAATAACGGACAGGTGCGCTGCTCCATTCAGCAAAACGTCCCATTTAAACTCGTCCCTTCAATCAAAAATTACTATTCTCTGGTGACCACAGGTGAATTAGACCGCGAGCTGGTGTCTGATTATAACATCACAATTACTGCTACTGATGAGGGCTCTCCACCTTTATCTTCCACTAAGAATATTCACTTCACTGTAGCTGACGTGAATGATAACCCACCTGTATTTGAGGAGCAGAATTACAGAGCTAATGTGCAAGAAAATAACAAACCGGGCTCCTCTATTTGTTCAGTATCAGCTACAGACCCGGACTGGAGACAGAATGGCACTGTAGTTTATTCTCTGTTGCCCTCTGATGTCAATGGCGCACCGGTGTCCTCCTTTTTATCTATTAACGGAGACACCGGGGTCCTTCATGCCGTGAGGTCGTTTGATTACGAGCAGTTGAGAAGTTTCAAAGTGCTCGTGTTAGCCAGAGACAACGGGTCTCCTCCTCTGAGCAGTAACGTGACCGTGAGTGTCTTCATAACGGATGAGAATGACA TCCCTCAGATATTATACCCCTCTCCGGAAGGGAACTCCTTGATGACCGAGATGGTCCCCAAAGCTGCGCAGTCGGGCTCCCTGGTCTCCAAGGTGATCGCTGTGGACGCGGATTCTGGACAGAACGCGTGGCTCTCGTATCACATTATTAAAGCGACTGATCCGGGACTTTTCACTATCGGTGTCCACAGCGGAGAGATCAGGACGCAGCGGGACATTTCTGAATCTGACAGCATGAAACAGAACCTGATTGTCTCCGTGAGAGATAACGGACA TCCTCTCTCAGCCACGTGCGCAATGTATTTACTGATATCAGATAACTTGGCTGAAGTTCCAGAACTGAAAGACATGTCTCATGACGAGAGCAGCTCCAAACTGACGTTTTATTTGATCATCACGCTGGTGTCCGTTTCCACTTTCTTCctcaccttcatcatcatcatcctggcCGTGAGGTTTTGTCGCAGGAGAAAGCCCAGACTGTTGTTTGATGGAGCTGTAGCCATTCCCAGCGCGTATCTCCCTCCAAATTACGCAGACGTGGAGGGCGCGGGAACTCTCCGCAGCACTTACAATTATGACGCATATCTGACCACGGGCTCGCGCACTAGTGACTTCAAGTTCATCAGATCTTATAATGAGGGCACGctgacctctgacctgactctGAAAAAGACTCCGTGCTCTGTGGATGATCTTGAAGGGCTTGATTCGGAAATGAGTGTTTCGTCCCAG ATGTTTGTCCTTTTGTTCTTCGTGCTTATGGCGCACAGCGCTTATGGAGACGTGAGTTATTCTTTTCCGGAGGAGATGAAACGCGGATCTGTGATTGGAAATATAGCGAAGGATCTCGGGCTCGATGTGAAACAAATATCATCTCGAAAGGCTCGTATTGATACTGAAGGTAACAGAAAACGATATTGTGATATTAATCTGAATACTGGAGAACTGATCGTAGCGGAGAGGATGGACAGAGAGGCCCTGTGTAGAGACAAACGGacgtgttttatttatttcgaaTTTGTCCTAGAATATCCATTGCAATTACATCGTGTTAATCTCCAAATAGAAGACATAAACGACAATTCACCTATTTTTCCTAAAGATTTAGTCAAACTTGATATTAGTGAATCTGCTGATAAAGGGGCGCGTTTTCGTGTAAATGAAGCTCGCGATGCAGATATAGGACAAAATTCCGTGCAAAGCTACACACTGCAGAGGAATGAAAATTTTGTTCTTGTTGTGAATTCTGAAACAGGCGATATCAAATATATCGAGCTAGTTTTAGACAAAGAGTTAGATCGTGAACGGGAGAAGGAGATCACTTTAATTGTCACTGCGGTTGATGGCGGGACTCCACCGAGATCAGGTACTGTAGCCATACACGTCACTGTACTGGATGCTAATGATAATGCTCCAGTCTTTAGTCAGGCCGTCTATAAAGTCAGTCTGCCTGAAAATTCTCCTGTAGATACTGTAGTGGTTACTGTGAGCGCTACTGATGCTGACGAGGGACAAAATGGAGAGGTGACATATGAATTTAGTCACATTACTGAAAcggcaaaacaaatattttcactgGATCACAAATCAGGTGAAATTAGGTTGATAGGGTTAGTCGACTTTGAGGATGAGTTCAAATATGAAATTGTTGTTGAAGGAATAGATGGTAATGGACTTTCATCAGTTGCAAACGTTATCATAGATATCACAGATATAAATGACTATGCCCCCGTTACAGTAATAAAATCTCTGAACAGCCCCGTGCCCGAGAATGCGTCACCCGGTACAGAGGTTGGCATCATTAATGTGCAGGACAGAGACTCTGAGAATAACGGACAGGTGCGCTGCTCCATTCAGCAAAACGTCCCATTTAAACTCGTCCCTTCAATCAAAAATTACTATTCTCTGGTGACCACAGGTGAATTAGACCGCGAGCTGGTGTCTGATTATAACATCACAATTACTGCTACTGATGAGGGCTCTCCACCTTTATCTTCCACTAAGAATATTCACTTCACTGTAGCTGACGTGAATGATAACCCACCTGTATTTGAGGAGCAGAATTACAGAGCTAATGTGCAAGAAAATAACAAACCGGGCTCCTCTATTTGTTCAGTATCAGCTACAGACCCGGACTGGAGACAGAATGGCACTGTAGTTTATTCTCTGTTGCCCTCTGATGTCAATGGCGCACCGGTGTCCTCCTTTTTATCCATTAACGGAGATACCGGGGTCCTTCATGCCGTGAGGTCGTTTGATTACGAGCAGATGAGAAGTTTCAAAGTGCTCGTGTTAGCCAGAGACAACGGGTCTCCTCCTCTGAGCAGTAACGTGACCGTGAGTGTCTTCATAACGGATGAGAATGACAACTCCCCTCAGATATTATACCCCTCACCGGAAGGGAACTCCTTGATGACCGAGATGGTCCCCAAAGCTGCGCAGGCGGGCTCCCTGGTCTCCAAGGTGATCGCCGTGGACGCGGATTCTGGACAGAACGCGTGGCTCTCGTATCACATTATTAAAGCGACTGATCCGGGACTTTTCACTATCGGTGTCCACAGCGGAGAGATCAGGACGCAGCGGGACATTTCTGAATCTGACAGCATGAAACAGAACCTGATTGTCTCCGTGAGAGATAACGGACAGTCCTCTCTCTCAGCCACGTGCGCATTGTATTTACTGATATCAGATAACTTGGCTGAAGTTCCAGAACTGAAAGACATGTCTCATGACGAGAGCAGCTCCAAACTGACGTTTTATTTGATCATCGCGCTGGTGTCCGTTTCCACTTTCTTCctcaccttcatcatcatcatcctggcCGTGAGGTTTTGTCGCAGGAGAAAGCCCAGACTGTTGTTTGATGGAGCTGTAGCCATTCCCAGCGCGTATCTCCCTCCAAATTACGCAGACGTGGAGGGCGCGGGAACTCTCCGCAGCACTTACAATTATGACGCATATCTGACCACGGGCTCGCGCACTAGTGACTTCAAGTTCATCAGATCTTATAATGAGGGCACGCTGACCTCTGACCTGACTTTGAAAAAGACTCCGTGCTCTGTGGATGATCTTGAAGGGCTTGATGCAGATACAACTAGTTTTTCTGAGGTATGA